One segment of Daphnia magna isolate NIES linkage group LG2, ASM2063170v1.1, whole genome shotgun sequence DNA contains the following:
- the LOC116916448 gene encoding flap endonuclease GEN homolog 1: MGVKYLWSIVEPVCKEKPVAELFGKRLAIDTACWVVRDNQVLPSHIPKPHLRNLFFRTASLLENGIDPIYVLEGKAPELKGKVMKKRQEARFGSCQTIASGSASTTQNSTGRCRYKFIQQECKELLTALGVITITSMGEAEAACAGLNRQGAVDGCITVDGDAFLYGAKMVYRNLSTDITNFVCQEYSMDLIETRLNFSRDKLVAMAILFGCDYLPDGVPGVGKESALRVISTWKNGQALEILKSWLSEETVGDSIPLRPAHCSQCKHPGSLRSHAKSGCLHCKTTGGGCKPSSGVCHCEWHLNEIHYEEVAIREKLKRLKELNLEEIFDEFKNENHLERKGGAIQPWQMPCIQTFLDIATKKLKWESHYAAAKVLPLLSRWIIIHGKSQCQKQFAVTPLRILKKRVKRGCPMYEVEWKFNNENETFPSHFNTLEPQFLIEKDFQFLIPIPVPKPLKPSRRKNEKKKIKPFDNVRKHDVVDMFRNMNLETKKKLDSSTTISEDLSLADLSGGTDDSDLSAIVNHICNKKTKSADDGRIPDSDADFHYHEEKSSFTSSPSKSPVLPRDSLGDYMIQKFDLQQQDERPLPNFSLNFSFEKFLETSTTLAHSRLNDTNSAVMFSTPLKQSSNSRENAEQDSFATPSPLAERFSRVRI, encoded by the exons ATGGGAGTGAAATACCTATGGAGCATAGTGGAACCTGTTTGCAAAGAGAAACCTGTG GCGGAACTATTTGGAAAACGATTAGCCATAGACACTGCTTG CTGGGTTGTCAGGGATAATCAAGTTTTGCCATCTCATATACCAAAGCCTCATTTAAG AAATCTTTTCTTTAGAACTGCCTCCCTTTTAGAGAATGGCATAGATCCAATATATGTACTTGAAGGTAAAGCCCCAGAACTGAAGGGAAAAGTAATGAAAAAAAGACAGGAGGCAAGGTTTGGATCATGTCAAACCATTGCATCTGGATCAGCTAGTACAACCCAGAACTCAACTGGACGTTGTAGATACAAATTTATTCAACAAGAATGCAAAGAACTGCTTACTGCATTGGGAGTTATCACGATAACTAGCATGGGGGAAGCGGAAGCCGCGTGTGCTGGCCTTAACCGTCAAGGAGCAGTAGATGGATGTATCACCGTCGACGGTGATGCCTTTTTGTACGGCGCCAAAATGGTTTATCGCAATCTTAGCACGGACATAACCAATTTCGTTTGTCAAGAATATTCGATGGATTTGATAGAAACACGTTTGAATTTTTCCCGAGATAAACTTGTTGCGATGGCTATATTATTCGGCTGTGATTATTTGCCGGACGGAGTTCCCGGAGTAGGAAAAGAATCCGCGCTTCGTGTCATTTCAACATGGAAAAATGGCCAGGCTTTAGAAATTCTAAAATCGTGGCTTTCTGAGGAAACTGTTGGCGATAGCATTCCCTTGCGCCCTGCACACTGTTCGCAATGTAAACATCCGGGTTCCTTACGTTCTCACGCAAAATCTGGCTGCCTACATTGTAAAACAACAGGTGGTGGATGCAAACCGTCAAGCGGAGTTTGCCACTGTGAATGGCACCTAAACGAGATCCACTATGAAGAAGTAGCTATTCGTGAGAAACTGAAGCGTTTAAAGGAATTAAATCTAGAAGAAATCTTCGACGagttcaaaaatgaaaatcatttGGAGAGGAAAGGTGGTGCTATCCAGCCGTGGCAAATGCCTTGCATTCAGACATTTCTTGATATCGCCACTAAGAAGCTCAAGTGGGAATCGCACTATGCAGCTGCCAAAGTTCTCCCACTTTTAAGTCGATGGATTATTATTCACGGAAAAAGTCAATGTCAAAAGCAATTTGCAGTTACACCGCTGCGCATTTTGAAGAAGCGAGTTAAG CGTGGATGTCCGATGTATGAAGTCGAATGGAAATTTAATAATGAGAATGAAACTTTCCCTAGCCATTTCAACACCTTGGAGCCACAGTTTTTGAtcgaaaaagattttcaatttctgATACCAATACCCGTACCAAAACCCTTAAAACCAAGCAGAaggaagaatgaaaaaaaaaaaataaaaccttttGACAATGTGAGGAAACATGATGTGGTGGATATGTTCAGAAATATGAATCTCGAGACCAAAAAGAAACTAGATTCATCAACAACTATATCAGAAGACTTGAGCCTCGCTGATTTATCAGGAGGAACGGATGACTCCGATTTATCTGCTATAGTGAACCATATTtgtaacaagaaaacaaaatctgcTGACGATGGTCGAATACCCGATTCCGACGCAGATTTTCATTACCATGAAGAGAAATCGAGTTTCACGTCGAGCCCGTCGAAATCCCCCGTGCTGCCACGAGATTCACTAGGCGACTATATGATTCAGAAATTTGATCTGCAACAACAAGACGAACGCCCACTTCCAAATTTCAGCTTAAACTTTTCGTTTGAGAAATTTTTGGAGACCTCTACTACTCTCGCACATTCTCGGTTAAACGATACTAATTCTGCAGTCATGTTTTCTACACCCTTGAAGCAGTCAAGTAATTCAAGGGAAAACGCCGAGCAAGATAGCTTTGCTACGCCCTCTCCGTTGGCGGAGCGCTTCAGTCGCGTCCGCATTTAA
- the LOC116916455 gene encoding ras-related protein Rab-7a: MASRRKILLKVIILGDSGVGKTSLMNQYVNRKFSNQYKATIGADFLTKEVMVDDRLVTMQIWDTAGQERFQSLGVAFYRGADCCVLVFDVTSPTSFKDLDSWRDEFLIQASPRDPENFPFVVLGNKVDLENRAVSTKRAQQWCHAKNDIPYFETSAKEGINVEQAFQTIARNALAQETQVDLYNEFPEQIKLTPGDQRGNGRQDSCSC, encoded by the exons ATGGCATCGCGTCGAAAGATATTATTGAAAGTAATAATTCTTGGAGACTCAGGTGTTGGTAAAACTTCGTTGATGAACCAATATGTCAATCGGAAGTTTTCTAACCAGTATAAAGCAACTATTGGGGCAGATTTCCTCACCAAAGAAGTTATGGTTGATGATCGCCTTGTAACAATGCAG ATTTGGGATACAGCTGGACAAGAAAGATTTCAGTCTCTTGGAGTTGCTTTTTATCGTGGGGCCGACTGTTGTGTTCTTGTTTTTGATGTGACATCTCCTACTAGTTTTAAAGATTTAGATTCCTGGAGGGATGAATTCCTTATTCAAGCCTCACCGAGAGATCCTGAGAATTTCCCTTTTGTAGTGCTTGGCAACAAG GTTGATTTAGAAAATCGAGCTGTTTCCACCAAAAGGGCTCAGCAGTGGTGCCATGCAAAAAATGATATTCCCTACTTTGAAACTAGTGCAAAGGAAGGAATAAATGTTGAACAAGCCTTCCAAACAATAGCTAGAAATGCTTTGGCTCAGGAAACACAG GTCGACCTCTACAATGAATTCCCGGAACAAATCAAGCTGACTCCAGGTGATCAGAGAGGAAATGGTAGACAGGATTCTTGTTCCTGCTAG